A stretch of the Pseudopipra pipra isolate bDixPip1 chromosome 11, bDixPip1.hap1, whole genome shotgun sequence genome encodes the following:
- the LOC135420344 gene encoding glutathione peroxidase 1-like, translating to MPRAGQGSAGPCAQFRAVAEEGPGGSGRWRRRVPAARGGGGGGSRRLGAVVEAGPGGSGRWWRRVPAARGGGGGGSQWLGAVAEAGPSGSGQAERGGGGSSVRTMAAAGAGGRAAGLAAGLAGLAARPLGAAEPLSLGSLRGKVLLVVNVASLUGTTTRDYLQLNELQQRYGPRGLQVLGFPCNQFGHQENGTNDEILPMLEHVRPGNGFKPNFIMFEKCEVNGKDAHPLFTFLKEALPFPHDDPSSLMTNPQYIIWSPVCRNDIAWNFEKFLIGPDGVPFKRYSRRFETIKIQDDIELLLQKAP from the exons ATGCCGCGGGCGGGGCAGGGCTCGGCAGGGCCGTGCGCGCAGTTCAGGGCGGTGGCGGAGGAGGGTCCCGGCGGCTCGGGGCGGTGGCGGAGGCGGGTCCCGGCGGCTCGGGGCGGTGGCGGAGGCGGGTCCCGGCGGCTCGGGGCGGTGGTGGAGGCGGGTCCCGGCGGCTCGGGGCGGTGGTGGAGGCGGGTCCCGGCGGCTCGGGGCGGTGGCGGAGGCGGGTCCCAGTGGCTCGGGGCGGTGGCGGAGGCGGGTCCCAGTGGCTCGGGGCAGGCcgagcgcggcggcggcgggagctcAGTGCGGAccatggcggcggcgggcgcgggcggGCGAGCGGCGGGACTGGCGGCGGGGCtggcggggctggcggcgcgGCCGCTCGGCGCGGCGGAGCCGCTGTCGCTGGGCTCGCTGCGGgggaaggtgctgctggtggtgaaCGTGGCGTCGCTCTGAGGCACCACCACGCGCGACTACCTGCAGCTCAACGAGCTGCAGCAGCGCTACGGGCCCCGCGGGCTCCAGGTGCTCGGCTTCCCCTGCAACCAGTTCGGCCACCAG GAAAATGGCACCAACGATGAGATCCTGCCCATGCTGGAGCACGTTCGTCCTGGCAACGGGTTCAAGCCCAATTTCATCATGTTCGAGAAGTGCGAGGTGAACGGGAAGGACGCGCACCCGCTCTTCACGTTCCTGAAAGAGGCGCTGCCCTTCCCGCACGACGATCCCTCCTCGCTGATGACCAACCCGCAGTACATCATCTGGTCCCCGGTCTGCCGCAACGACATCGCCTGGAACTTCGAGAAGTTCCTCATCGGCCCCGACGGGGTGCCCTTCAAACGCTACAGCCGGCGTTTCGAAACCATCAAGATCCAGGACGACATCGAGTTGCTTCTGCAGAAGGCTCCCTAG
- the RHOA gene encoding transforming protein RhoA has product MAAIRKKLVIVGDGACGKTCLLIVFSKDQFPEVYVPTVFENYVADIEVDGKQVELALWDTAGQEDYDRLRPLSYPDTDVILMCFSIDSPDSLENIPEKWTPEVKHFCPNVPIILVGNKKDLRNDEHTRRELAKMKQEPVKPEEGRDMANRIGAFGYMECSAKTKDGVREVFEMATRAALQARRGKKKSGCLLL; this is encoded by the exons aTGGCAGCCATTCGAAAAAAGCTGGTTATAGTGGGAGATGGTGCCTGTGGAAAGACCTGTCTGCTGATTGTATTTAGCAAAGACCAGTTCCCTGAAGTTTATGTTCCCACCGTCTTTGAAAACTACGTAGCAGATATTGAAGTGGATGGAAAGCAG GTTGAGTTGGCTTTGTGGGATACAGCAGGACAGGAAGATTATGATCGACTTAGACCGCTTTCTTATCCAGATACTGATGTTATACTTATGTGTTTTTCAATTGATAGTCCTGATAGTTTAG aaaacatcCCAGAGAAATGGACCCCAGAGGTGAAGCATTTCTGCCCCAACGTGCCTATCATCTTGGTAGGAAACAAGAAGGACCTGAGGAATGACGAGCACACAAGACGAGAGCTGGCCAAAATGAAGCAG GAGCCTGTCAAGCCCGAGGAAGGCCGGGATATGGCAAACCGCATTGGTGCATTCGGGTACATGGAGTGTTCGGCAAAGACCAAAGACGGTGTGAGGGAGGTGTTTGAAATGGCCACTAGAGCTGCTTTGCAAGCCCGGCGTGGCAAGAAAAAGTCCGGGTGCCTTCTCTTATAA